The window catattctcttgagtttacaaatcgtaaagaatctttcctcagggattggtcaactgtgtatgtccccatgcgacgtaacttgcttaaggaacacgagccggtgatatgcaggcaacgtataattgattatcattcgctctggaacgctgaagtaatgaccagtgcagtggtccagtggtcatattgaatgccgctggatatatcagcatttggcaacctaacccagagaagcaggaaatatgaagccaccgaataccaattaacttcgtagttgcacggttcacattccatcatttctgaatatgcgaggacagtcctcttattgtgcttttaattcttttatttgtttcattttcagcaaatatactggttttttaaattaagcttctttttatacagagttacagattatattaattttatatagaatatatttaagaaagatatttaattttttgctagttaagtattgatcgattaagttactgtacctttgttccgataaatgcgtgccatttcctcgaatctaatatcatagcaaatgccaatacctattttgcagcccttcacatcgaacgtcgttagggagttaccaggactgagtgaatcactctctcgaaaagtaatcttattaggaatgtcgatgtcgaatagatgtacctaataacataaaaatgtggtcgctaattatattgctgcaacttttgtaatttaatatcaaagttaccaactcctaaactttaattattttttatttaataactgacagcgtttttatcactttcttctattaaaaaatcttatcatttaataatgtttaaaaaggagaaaaaataagtataataatattttaagtatgtgaaaaatttatacaacaacaaacacattacaacaaaaatgggcgtttcccgtatcataacgtattttataaaccgtaaattatagaattggttatagtatacgtatgtacatatgtatattcctaaattattcctagatagagtcactttcttcaccccgatattttcaaattcaaagccataaaggaatatattacttacctttcggtgtcttgctatcaaagttccatcgggaccccaaatagtacaggtattgtacaatttatcgccctctatttcaggcatcgtaccaccaactacatagatgttgttttctttagctgcgttcgatgaagcaacgctcgtttcaccatcaggaatactctcgccgtatttaggaaagtactctgcattgcaatatttcaattaatgaaaaataactgtcttttgttccaaccataaattaaattgaaatgtttgtcagttttttattttctaaattatcaaaataaccaagttttatatttcgacttaattaaatatgcaatttcttagctaatagtatatataataaattgtttctacaggttcaaaatgaaaaatgaatatttagaaatatttaattacgacaatgctatttgtgttagcatcagtggcttgttactcaacgactttgctagtataAGTAcccaattattagtatcttaaaaaatatatttatacaaaaatcacgataatcatgaaaatggggaaatcctatattctcgaatcaattcacaatttattttgtatattaattagattccgcgctcatcagtacgtactcactggcgacatcgagaaaatgtatcggcaattcctcgtacgaccagaggatcggaaatatcaaaggatattatggcgcagcgcgagtggagaaacagaaacatatgagcttaacaccgtaatactcttatcatagaaatagaagcagtcctcaattcccgcccgctaactcctatctccaccgatccaaatgatctcctagccctcactcccggacatttcctcattggcgattcattaatgtgcttacgtgatcgagatttcagagacattccatcgaaccgactctccaaatggcagcatatccaacagcttaaacaacatttttggaaccgctggcataaggagtatttgaacgagctaaccaaccgcaataaatggagcaagggtggacacagcatccaaaagggcacaatcgtcatcctcagagaggacaacgttccctccatgcattggcctctgggccgagttatcaaggttcatccaggcgccgatggtgtcatccggacagctacagttcagacggcaaagagcattttggatcggggcgtcaaaaggcttgtcccactgccaattcaacccgatctcgagaaacccgaacaactagccaccgagacgaaataagatgggaacttcaaccacacctcgctagtttgatcggtaccctctcaacggggggagaatgttacgccatgcggcttaccataggtcatattcttaactatcgatagcgccactataatgtcgcagacggatcgtcgcgtctgcccggcaaacaaacattgtagtggcaagcgcgtggttcattaagcagggcgacttccagaaacgtcgactcgtggcccgtattttacctcgcagtaaaagaatgtggcgtgatccgaacgtagtgggggtcgccttccagaaaaaacgaaaaaaatcgaaaggcgttcagaacttttcgagaagtcgaaccgtcaacacatgtggtatgtcgcgcattacttatcaaccaaaacgcagttacattttttttgttccatttatatctttctagttaataagttgttgaaataaacattaatttatttgtgttaattctgtggaatttcattgaactacccttattatcataatcgaaataaggggatcgatcagttcgtggcgtcgattatttaatcgtaacgggaacttacaactctcgttgacgtgctatctcgcgatcgcgtctctccgcgaacggtcgaaacaaaatgattcactaaaaactgtcctgaattcctaagaatttatttaccgcaaaactgacaatgtgtttatttaaaaaatgaggttgaaggtagtccttttctttcatttcattcattttcattttcttccttaagtatggctaacacaatatctaatcaattaaaattttatattttcacgtgaaaagtttctttagataattattatcaacatgttgactaactcttacggattaatacgtgtctgtagggcaatccggtggacttgatcggctttttacttcgaaagttgagtaatcggtgtcgctttcttacgcatctttgaactgtataaatgttttaaaattgtttgatccagaatgtacgtaccacaccggacaatcaagaaggcacgttttatgtctttctttccgattaataataagccatttactgcaaagaatgaactttaaaggcattaaacagcacatcaatgtacatttcaattagactaaataataatgctatgatttcatcggtagtaactttacttattaacttgaattatttctttcttttacttcatgttaggaagagtatctttttgcttgaaataaaaaattgatataggagtaataatat is drawn from Bombus vancouverensis nearcticus unplaced genomic scaffold, iyBomVanc1_principal scaffold0060, whole genome shotgun sequence and contains these coding sequences:
- the LOC143304866 gene encoding omega-amidase NIT2-A-like; translation: MPEIEGDKLYNTCTIWGPDGTLIARHRKVHLFDIDIPNKITFRESDSLSPGNSLTTFDVKGCKIGIGICYDIRFEEMARIYRNKGCQMLIYPAAFNMTTGPLHWSLLQRSRANDNQLYVACISPARVP